In Aspergillus luchuensis IFO 4308 DNA, chromosome 1, nearly complete sequence, the following are encoded in one genomic region:
- a CDS encoding putative ubiquitin-conjugating enzyme (COG:O;~EggNog:ENOG410PIZU;~InterPro:IPR016135,IPR000608;~PFAM:PF00179), with the protein MSTTRLPNVPALRKQQLLLEFASLQHAAPPGTYMSLSPGDPTLWLGVIFVRSGPYASAVLRFQIRFPTSYPDMPPLVNFATDVFHPLIVPLTTYTFSTGASSEDPVSATDEERLPPGGFSLRHGFPHWFGRAKRAGLQSATPPRDTASVRNSTATSEGVSNTLCRESISGDNGTAAEPTEPQLKEEDEDENEDEGEAVAPSSVEKPVEPRKTVPVSELLDYIRSTFDNETVLDSLPLEAAGNPSAWHAWKAHRKGSTASASKKGSPQARSPGDWHWDGIWARRVQNEIEASSSDAMLYGNATRGGVEEMIRFSRLDESTLASVKEMMIPRTEAVRE; encoded by the exons ATGTCGACAACCCGCTTGCCCAACGTCCCTGCGCTTCGGAAACAGCAGCTTCTCCTAGAATT CGCAAGCTTGCAACATGCCGCTCCTCCGGGAACTTACATGAGCCTCAGCCCGGGCGATCCAACGCTTTGGTTGGGAGTCATCTTTGTCCGCTCTG GCCCCTATGCCTCCGCCGTCCTCCGCTTCCAGATCCGTTTCCCCACGTCCTATCCCGATATGCCTCCTCTAGTGAACTTCGCCACTGACGTCTTCCATCCCTTAATCGTCCCCCTCACCACATACACATTCAGCACCGGTGCCTCAAGCGAGGATCCAGTCAGCGCAACAGACGAAGAGCGGCTACCCCCTGGCGGGTTCAGTCTGCGGCACGGATTCCCGCACTGGTTCGGCCGCGCAAAGCGAGCTGGATTACAATCGGCCACTCCGCCTAGAGATACCGCTAGTGTGCGTAATTCGACTGCTACCAGCGAAGGGGTATCCAACACCCTATGCAGGGAAAGCATCTCCGGGGATAACGGCACCGCCGCTGAACCAACGGAGCCTCAGTtgaaagaagaggacgaagatgagaacgaggatgaaggcgaggCCGTCGCCCCGTCGTCGGTAGAAAAACCGGTCGAGCCTAGGAAGACCGTTCCTGTATCAGAGCTGCTGGATTACATTCGGTCTACGTTCGACAATGAGACGGTTCTCGATTCTTTACCGCTGGAAGCAGCTGGAAACCCGAGTGCGTGGCATGCGTGGAAGGCTCATCGGAAGGGAAGCACTGCTTCTGCATCGAAGAAGGGGAGCCCGCAGGCGAGGTCCCCGGGAGACTGGCATTGGGATGGGATCTGGGCCAGACGGGTGCAGAACGAGATCGAGGCTAGTAGTTCGGATGCGATGTTGTATGGGAATGCGACGCGGGGAGGAGTCGAGGAGATG ATTCGGTTCAGCCGCCTCGACGAATCCACCCTGGCATCAGTCaaagagatgatgattccACGCACAGAGGCAGTGCGCGAGTAA
- a CDS encoding uncharacterized protein (COG:Q;~EggNog:ENOG410PW8M;~InterPro:IPR036188;~PFAM:PF07992,PF13738): protein MTMQPQEQHEVIVVGAGLAGLAAAKTYLELAPETDLLMLEARSAVGGVWANSYEGLHTNNLYGTYEFSSFPLDPTKYDVQPEAPIPGYALKQYFDDFIDHFDLRRRTRFNTHVHTVEKADGIWGLHTDSVLYTCNKLIMSPGLFSTPNEFSIPGQESFGKLIMNHSQLGTTGTLLANDPAVKSVTVIGASKYGYDAVYLMASHGKRVEWIIRKSGGGAVWMALPWLWLGPWRLKLEGLTTTRIITWFSPCIWGNCDGFGWVRGLLHGTALGRWLVRSFWNKLNGDAIEVNGYRREAALRDLEPDGSVFWTGRLGVLNYPTDIYDYVRSGQVSVKRKDISHLSEGQVNFTDGTDLQTDALIRITGWKLVPSIKYEPEGLEGSLGIPTRNPFKDRKVWDHFDRAADEEILDRFPGLRDRPAVEIPYEPGLSPFRLYRGIASPELTAKGDQSIAFLKMLTGPSNAILVEVQALWTYAYLNNQVPIDRSKVYYQTALTSRYGKHRHPYGFASWYPETIFDAVPYLDMLLMDLGINRWRKRSWVREVFEEYTVHDYRGINEEWKQQHKLLS, encoded by the exons ATGACGATGCAGCCTCAGGAGCAACACGAAGTGATTGTGGTGGGTGCAG GACTCGCTGGtcttgcagcagcaaagacGTATCTTGAGCTGGCGCCGGAAACAGATCTATTAATGCTTGAAGCG CGTTCGGCTGTAGGCGGCGTATGGGCAAACAGCTATGAAGGGCTTCATACCAACAACCTCTACGGAACTTATGAGTTTTCGAGTTTCCCTCTTGATCCGACCAAATATGATGTGCAACCAGAAGCTCCCATTCCTGGATACGCGCTCAAGCAGTATTTCGATGACTTCATCGATCATTTCGATCTTCGACGACGGACTCGATTCAACACTCATGTGCATACAGTAGAAAAGGCTGACGGGATCTGGGGGCTTCACACCGACTCGGTACTCTATACGTGCAATAAACTCATCATGAGCCCGGGACTGTTCTCGACTCCGAATGAATTCTCAATTCCAGGACAGGAAAGCTTTGGGAAACTTATAATGAATCACTCTCAGCTCGGAACGACAGGCACTTTGTTGGCAAATGACCCAGCGGTAAAATCGGTGACTGTGATTGGGGCCTCAAAGTATGGATATGATGCCGTGTATCTTATGGCCTCTCATGGTAAACGTGTGGAATGGATCATTCGTAAGTCTGGAGGGGGTGCTGTCTGGATGGCGTTGCCATGGCTTTGGCTTGGACCCTGGCGATTGAAGCTGGAAGGCCTAACAACCACCAGAATCATCACCTGGTTCAGTCCTTGCATCTGGGGAAATTGTGATGGGTTTGGATGGGTGCGAGGACTGCTCCATGGGACAGCGCTGGGAAGGTGGCTAGTGCGATCGTTCTGGAATAAACTAAATGGGGATGCCATTGAGGTCAATGGCTACCGGAGAGAAGCGGCGTTGAGAGATCTGGAACCAGATGGAAG TGTGTTCTGGACGGGTCGTCTGGGGGTTCTCAATTATCCCACGGATATCTATGATTATGTTCGGTCAGGGCAGGTGAGCGTGAAGAGAAAGGACATATCGCACTTATCAGAAGGCCAAGTCAACTTCACCGATGGCACAGATCTACAAACCGATGCTTTAATTAGAATAACTGGATGGAAGCTGGTACCAAGCATCAAGTACGAGCCCGAAGGACTAGAAGGCAGCTTGGGGATTCCCACCAGGAATCCCTTCAAAGACCGGAAAGTCTGGGATCATTTCGACCGTGCCGCGGATGAAGAGATACTCGATCGGTTTCCAGGTCTGCGTGACCGACCAGCTGTGGAGATTCCTTACGAGCCCGGGCTCAGTCCTTTCCGGCTCTACCGCGGAATTGCGTCTCCAGAGTTGACAGCCAAAGGCGATCAGTCCATTGCATTCTTGAAGATGCTTACTGGACCGAGCAACGCCATTCTGGTCGAGGTGCAGGCCCTCTGGACATATGCCTATCTCAACAATCAGGTCCCAATTGACCGATCGAAGGTGTATTATCAGACAGCATTGACCAGTCGATATGGAAAGCACCGACATCCATATGGTTTCGCGAGTTGGTATCCAGAGACGATCTTCGACGCGGTCCCGTATTTGGATATGCTATTGATGGACCTGGGGATCAacaggtggaggaagagaagctggGTGCGAGAGGTTTTTGAGGAGTACACAGTGCATGATTACCGAGGGATCAATGAGGAGTGGAAACAGCAACACAAGTTGCTCTCTTAA
- a CDS encoding putative CUE domain protein (COG:S;~EggNog:ENOG410PK17;~InterPro:IPR005123,IPR003892,IPR010666,IPR032854, IPR027450,IPR037151;~PFAM:PF06839,PF13532;~go_function: GO:0008270 - zinc ion binding [Evidence IEA];~go_function: GO:0016491 - oxidoreductase activity [Evidence IEA];~go_function: GO:0043130 - ubiquitin binding [Evidence IEA];~go_function: GO:0051213 - dioxygenase activity [Evidence IEA];~go_process: GO:0006281 - DNA repair [Evidence IEA];~go_process: GO:0006307 - DNA dealkylation involved in DNA repair [Evidence IEA];~go_process: GO:0035552 - oxidative single-stranded DNA demethylation [Evidence IEA];~go_process: GO:0055114 - oxidation-reduction process [Evidence IEA]), with the protein MDRFVSRKRPRSPPSPTTTDEESTDLKLALLMSLFPTMTLDMLMEILVSSNGCVETASSTIKAQTQTQIQSGSAPPLKKRATAVPGTPAIQTCLTSTSPTTIPKPLTKKGQTLHLYSPASIAAHTPCTLIHNFLPPSLANALLSELLSESPHFTRPHFQLFDRTVQSPHSASIYVSTPEDHHSHTSEYTYGGTYRSNVRQITPHMRTVAAKVQRTVNEQIKARGPKLPFQSPLEWTPNAAFVNCYAGPTESVGWHSDELTYLGPRPVIGSLSLGVEREFRVRKILPVDTDNEDENNGDDGGQISIHLPHNSLLIMHAEMQEEWKHSIVPARTVIPHPVSGTARINITYRWYRESLHPRYTPRCRCGEHTVLRCVQRKRENRGRYMWMCYAGFAPGKKGCGFFQWAEFDDNGEPVWGSRGRGDNGEDAPRLRNFVEGRVEDGDDVEGDGV; encoded by the coding sequence ATGGATCGCTTCGTCTCCCGGAAGAGGCCCCGGagccctccatcaccaacaacaaccgacGAAGAGTCCACCGACCTGAAATTGGCCCTCCTGATGTCACTCTTCCCAACCATGACCCTGGACATGCTGATGGAAATCCTGGTTTCGAGCAATGGCTGCGTGGAAACAGCCTCATCCACTATCAAAGCCCAAACTCAAACCCAGATCCAATCTGGCTCAGCACCTCCGCTCAAGAAACGCGCGACAGCCGTCCCAGGAACCCCAGCCATCCAAACATGCTTAACCTCAACTTCCCCGaccaccatccccaagcCTCTCACAAAGAAAGGCCAAACCCTCCACCTCTACTCCCCCGCCTCCATAGCAGCACACACCCCCTGCACCCTGATCcacaacttcctccccccatcccttGCAaacgccctcctctccgaaCTCCTCTCCGAATCCCCGCACTTCACCAGACCCCACTTCCAACTCTTCGACCGAACAGTCCAAAGCCCCCATTCAGCCAGCATCTACGTCTCCACACCAGAAgaccaccactcccacacCTCAGAATACACCTACGGCGGCACCTACCGGTCCAACGTCCGGCAAATCACCCCGCACATGCGCACCGTCGCCGCCAAAGTCCAACGCACCGTGAACGAGCAGATCAAAGCCCGGGGCCCCAAGCTCCCTTTTCAATCCCCACTAGAGTGGACCCCCAACGCCGCATTCGTAAACTGCTACGCCGGCCCCACAGAAAGCGTAGGCTGGCACTCCGACGAACTGACGTATCTCGGCCCGAGACCCGTCATCGGAAGCTTGAGTCTAGGCGTGGAGAGGGAGTTTCGCGTAAGGAAGATCCTTCCTGTTGACACCGacaatgaggatgagaataatggtgatgatgggggcCAGATCTCCATCCACCTACCGCAtaactccctcctcatcatgcATGCAGAGATGCAGGAGGAATGGAAACATTCCATTGTCCCTGCTAGGACGGTCATTCCGCATCCTGTTTCTGGTACGGCGAGGATTAATATCACTTATCGCTGGTATCGCGAGTCGTTGCATCCGCGGTATACACCCCGTTGTCGGTGTGGGGAACATACGGTGTTGAGGTGTGtgcaaaggaagagggagaatcGGGGGAGGTATATGTGGATGTGTTACGCTGGGTTTGcgccggggaagaagggatgTGGGTTCTTTCAGTGGGCGGAGTTTGATGATAATGGGGAGCCGGTGTGGGGTtcgaggggaaggggggataATGGTGAGGATGCGCCGAGGTTGAGGAATTTTGTGGAGGGTAgggttgaggatggggatgacgtcgagggtgatggtgtatag
- a CDS encoding uncharacterized protein (TransMembrane:1 (o12-34i)), translating into MSSWYSQYKSSITVILLVLVPIVVICSILAIALLCSEFWSTRKSVTWVFWVKPQDRQKGKRNSQPDLERGRNPPAYQEPLRRREEEN; encoded by the coding sequence ATGTCTAGCTGGTATTCGCAATAcaaatcatccatcaccGTCATCCTCTTAGTCCTCGTCcccatcgtcgtcatctgcAGCATCCTCGCCATCGCCCTCCTCTGCTCGGAATTCTGGAGCACCCGAAAGTCAGTCACCTGGGTGTTCTGGGTCAAGCCGCAGGATCGTCAGAAAGGGAAACGAAATTCCCAGCCGGATCTCGAACGGGGTCGGAACCCGCCTGCTTATCAGGAACCGCTGCGCAgacgggaggaggagaattgA